Within the Pseudomonas sp. SL4(2022) genome, the region TGATCTAGAGACTTGCCCGTGCTCATGCGGTGAGAACTCCCAATCGACCGCCAACGGTCACTCAACACTCTCTCAGCACTATCAAAATCACCCAGCAGTACCCGGCCGGACTCCAAAAGGCGAATACGCTCCGAGTAGGTTGCGCAGAAGAAGCTGAATTGCTCCATGAGCAAGTCATTGGGCATGCTGAGCTTGTTAAGCTGCCCTATGAACAGCATGTCAGCAGGGTCAATCTTCTGCGCCCACTCGGAAAATCCAGTTCTTTCGAAGGGCAAAGGCTCCCAAGGGCCATTGATGAATGCATCCACCAAGGCTTGGCGTTGGTTGTAGTAAGGCTGTGCGCTAGTCCAGAAGGGCCTGCGATTTACCCAGCTTTGTTGGCATTGATCGAACAAGAAACCAACCAGGCCGCAGTAGATTGTGTCGCATGATGCGAGTGCATCCTCAGGTAGGTGTAGTGAGGCGATGATGTGTTGCTTCATCTGCGCATTGAACTGACCGTCCTCTACACGCATGTGTTTGACCAGAAATGCGAGATCGTCGTCGGAGAATGCAGCGACTTCCTTGGCAATCTCGCCTGTCTTCCCGGTCATGCTGCTGGCGCGATTACGTAAAGCTACCAGCGCCAAGGCAACTTCCTGTTCTGAGGTAGCTTCAGACAATTGTATGGCGAGGGTGCCAACTTTCAGTATGCGGTTGGTGACGAGCAGGTATTCAAGCTCATCATGTTCCTGACGGGCCGCTGCTAACCCGCGCATCCAAATACGAAGGGTTTTCCAAAGATTTGGGCTGCTGTCCTGTAGCGGATTTTTACGCGACTGGACAGTAAGTTTCGCTTGCTCTGATACCCGTCGAGTTCCTGATGGGGTCTGACTGATCTCCTCCACATCATCGGCGGTTTCGATGCCAAATCGAGTTTGCGTATTCGGTGCAGTGAAGATCCGGTACAGCGCACGCTCGTACTGATAGCCATACCCTGCGGCACTGGGGCTAGCTTCTGGGTCTTTCATCGGTCCATCTCGCAGTCCATATCCTTGTTACTACAGGAGCCACGGCCCCATTCCTTTATCCATGTCACAACGTGAAAAGGAATGTACCGCCCGCGATATCACTTGGCCACCCTAAAAGTGCTTCGCGGGTGGTGCGGGTCATGTGAAAAACGGGAATGGGGAGATTTATTACAGGGCAATTAGTCCGCTTTTGGCTGATTGGTGCTGGTTTGGAGGGGCAGCTACCGGCCGAATGCTTCAGGTATCGACACCGGCCTGATTTGGCATGGAGCATCCAGAGTTCTAGTTAGAGCGACTCAAGGTTGACCGGCTGATACAGGAAAACTAGCCTCACGGCTGCGCTCTCAAGGACACCAGAACTCATGGACCGAATCGCATTCGTTAAAACCGGCTGGGCCACATCGTACGAAGGTGAAGAGGTTGTCGGTAGGCATGCTCACATCGGCGAATTCAACGAAGCGCATGAGCGGTTCAATTTCAGGAAGGCACCTGACGGCAGGTTCTACGGATATATACCTCCCTTGGGGCGCCATGAGAGTGCCCCGAGCCCACGAGACTCTAGTGGCTGGCTCTTGATATTCGTGGCTGCCCGGAACGGGAATGGGCCCCTGACTGTGGTCGGCTGGTATGAAAATGCGGTGTTCGAGTATGCCTACGTTACCCGACCTGAGTATGAGGTTGGCGACTTCGAGATGGATATCCATGGCAATCACTACAGCTATTGCTTTAGCGCCGATAGAGCTACGCTGATTCCACTACATCTGCGCCAAACGGTAGTTTCGGGCGACCACTTCAAACGGTCTCCAATAATCTACGCACGAGGAAACGGTCGCAATGAGGCTTGGCGCCAAGAGTTTGCGGTGCTCGCAGAATCCATTTTGGAGCTTGCGCCAAGCATCAATAATGACAAAGCGCCCACATTCAAATTCCCCGATGCTGAGCACAGAAAGCAGGTAGAGATTGCGGCCGTCAACGAGGCCAAGCGCGTTTTTGAAACTGAGTATCGAGTAACGGATCGCCAGGATGATAATTGTGGCTACGACCTCCTCCTAATCCACAAAAAAACTGGTGAAGAACTTCACGTTGAAGTTAAGGGAACCAGTACTAAGGTCATGCATTTCTTCATGACGCGTAATGAACAGAAATATCTTAGCAATCCTAAGTGGCGCTTATATATGGTTACCGAAGCTCTCCTTCGCCCGAAGGGAACGCTCATGAACCTAGCCGAGACCTATAAGGTCTTTGATCTTGTTCCGTTCGCCTGGGAAGGGGTGGCAAGGAGCTAAATATAATACGAACGCCTTCGGCCAGAAGCAGACGTTTAGAGTAGAAGAATTAATATTTACCTTATCGCACAACCCTTAAATTGAGCCACCGGTGGACTTTGGGATAGGGTGAAGCAACGCCAAGCCTGAGGCGAAGTAGGAGGTTCAGATGTTCCAATTCAAAGGATATGGCGATGCGAACGATAAAGTCATGGAAGAAAGGATGCGAGCTTTCATTCGCATTGGATTCAATCTGACGGATGAATTCAAAGGGCTATCCGAAGAGTTGATGCCTCTTTTACGAGAATACGGGCGAACCAAAGTCCCTTTAGAGAATGATCGATCCAATATCCATGCATATATGTCCACTGTTCATGAGGGCTGGAAAAAGGCTCAAAATTTAGTGCTAGATCGATTGATTCATAACTTTCATGACTTAAAATTATTGAATGAAGACAAGATAAAATTTCATAAGCTTAAGGATGGCGTGCAAAAGACAGAGTGCATCCGCCTGATTGAATTAATAGCTTTGGAAAATCTGATCTTAAGAAAATATATCGATGCCATCGTATGGGCTGTACTTGACTGCGAACACTCATCTATTCGACGACTACCGATGCGTGGTGGCGTAGACAACTTGAGTTTGGATACATTGACCTATATTAGAGACGCACTTGCTCCGATGAATACAGATCCGCTTGTGATTTCTATTGCCTCGGATCTGACTACATTTATACATTCGGGGGATGTCGTAAGGCGGAGAGTGGGCGGAGGGGCCGAACTCTTAGAGTTAAAGAAGGGTGTGAAAAACATCAATATCTCTAAAGGCGCAAAATTCGCAGTGGAAAGTCAGTGCCCTCATTTTGATGAGCAGTTTTTATCGGGCTTCACCGAAAAGGATAAACAGCACTATTTTCGCGCTAAAAAGCAGATCAAGCGAATGGCGGACGTGGTTAATACCATTAACACAGGAGAAGGGATCGATGGCTTGACAGGTATGCCACTCCGTATTTCCCAAACTATGGTCGCCCCTGAATATTTCGCTGATGTGGTAAATTCATGTATCGAGAGTCTCAGTGAAGATAAGCCGTGGAGTATTCGGGATGTTGAGGGCTGTGTTTATATTGGGGCATATCTCGAGCCAAAAATGGGTTTCGTAGGATTTAATTCCTGGATGCATGCGATGGATTGCAAATTTCCTATTTATAATCTAACAGACTCGCTCTCTGACCCCATGGCTAAGCCATTGGCTCTCTTAGATGTCTCTACCGAGAATCTGAATAGGATACTTGGTGGTGAGATTGTAGTTGTTATATGCTTTGATTTAAAAAAATTCTTTGAATTGGGAGATGAGATTTATCCGGACTTTTTGAAGTTGCTAGATGGCGATGATAAAATTTTTCCTGATAAACATCTTTTGATAGATGGAAAAATTATTGGATTCGAAACAAGAGATGGGAACACTTCTCTAGGAAACGGGGTAATAGTTAGGGTGATTTTTGATTTTCAAAGGCCAAGTAGCATTCTGAAGATTAACTATCTTGCCGCAAAAGGTGGCGAATCGAAAGTTACAGACACCTTCAGTTTCGATGTAAAAATAATTTGATTCGCTTATAGGCCTCCACTGTTTCCGGGATAGATGCCACGAAGAAAAATAGGCAGATTAATTTTCCCGACTCTAAAGGTCTGCCTTTGGCCGATCCATGCCGGCCATAACAGAAGTGTGACGGCCAGAAGCCGCTGTAAGAGCAATTTAGCTTTGAGAACAAGCAGGCCTAATGTTTGACTTAAGCGACGCCACAGATCGGCGTCGGCTTGAATGAAATATTAGGCCTATCTTCTAATTATTTCGAACGACCACGGTTACGACCTTCGGAGTCTGCGCATCGAATGAGTAGTCTGATTCAATTTTGAAGTCATCCATTTCAACCGTGGGATCCACCAAGATTGCGAAGAGAATGACGCGAACGTTAGGATGACGCTGATAGAAGTCTGCGAGGCCTGCGAGTGTTTTTGTTGTCTCTCTGACATCACCTGCATCCTTTATATGCTTAAATTCGATGAGAAGCTGGCTCCCAAACAAATTAAAATCAGCTTTCTTATCTTTTCCGTCATAGGTTATGGCCACTTCCTCACGACCCAAACCAGGTAGCCAGGGCT harbors:
- a CDS encoding ABC-three component system protein codes for the protein MKDPEASPSAAGYGYQYERALYRIFTAPNTQTRFGIETADDVEEISQTPSGTRRVSEQAKLTVQSRKNPLQDSSPNLWKTLRIWMRGLAAARQEHDELEYLLVTNRILKVGTLAIQLSEATSEQEVALALVALRNRASSMTGKTGEIAKEVAAFSDDDLAFLVKHMRVEDGQFNAQMKQHIIASLHLPEDALASCDTIYCGLVGFLFDQCQQSWVNRRPFWTSAQPYYNQRQALVDAFINGPWEPLPFERTGFSEWAQKIDPADMLFIGQLNKLSMPNDLLMEQFSFFCATYSERIRLLESGRVLLGDFDSAERVLSDRWRSIGSSHRMSTGKSLDQFDIPDYKAVLAKTLFPETFPTMKVGRMNSSAQYLFSGSYHRMVNGVETQSPIHWHRDASETEGET
- a CDS encoding protein NO VEIN domain-containing protein; this encodes MDRIAFVKTGWATSYEGEEVVGRHAHIGEFNEAHERFNFRKAPDGRFYGYIPPLGRHESAPSPRDSSGWLLIFVAARNGNGPLTVVGWYENAVFEYAYVTRPEYEVGDFEMDIHGNHYSYCFSADRATLIPLHLRQTVVSGDHFKRSPIIYARGNGRNEAWRQEFAVLAESILELAPSINNDKAPTFKFPDAEHRKQVEIAAVNEAKRVFETEYRVTDRQDDNCGYDLLLIHKKTGEELHVEVKGTSTKVMHFFMTRNEQKYLSNPKWRLYMVTEALLRPKGTLMNLAETYKVFDLVPFAWEGVARS